The sequence CGTCTGCGATCTTCTTTTCATCGGCAACCGTGCGGAATGGCGAACGCGTGGCAGAAGCCTTGTCCGACTTCTTCGGCTCGGGCTGCTTGGCCGGCGCTGGCGGGGCGTCTGACTTGGGTGGCTCAGCCGCTGGGCTCAGCTCGCCAAAGTTGAACTGCACCACCGGATCAAGCCGCTCGAACGCGCGGACTTCCTTCTTCCAGAACTCGCGCGTGCGGGAGTACTCGCCTTGCAGGCCGTGCTTGTCGTCCCAGCGCCCGGTCCAGCGGAAGCTGCCGATCAGATCGGCCACCGTGTTGCGATACTGGCGAACGGTCAGCCGGGCCAGCTCGATGCGAACCGGTGCGTTGCGCACCTGGGCCACCGGCGAATAGAAGGCGTGGTAGATGTACTCGGCCACCAGCTTGGCGTCCTCGCCGACGCACGTACCGGGGTCGTCCTCGGGCATGGTCTTGGCGATCTGCGCCGCCAACTCGGCCAGCGAGCGGTCGCCGGCCAGTGGCTTGCCGTACTGGTCCTTGACCCCTTGCCCCTTGTCGCCGTGACACTTGGCGCACTGGGCGAGGTAAATCTGCTCGCCGGTCTTACCGGCCGCCTGGGCCGCCAACGGCGCGCACAACACCAGAACCGCGACCACCAGTCGGGCCAGACATTCAGACAGAAGTGTTCGCGAGCTTTGCTTCATATCGGGGAGGGCGTTGGCGGGGGTCAAATCGCGCGACCAGCGGTGGGTCGCCCAGGGCTGGCGTGTAGGCCGTCAATTATAGCCAAGATTCGGCCCGCAGGGGACAGTTTGTCGCAGTTTCCAAGCGGAACCCGCCAAACGCTTTGCGCTGTGCGAAGTGGATACACTGTCGCGCGCCGGTGGGCACACGACTCGCCACCTGCGGCACAATTCACCATCGTCAATCGAATCGGCGCGCCGAACGATGAACATCCCTCCCTTTAAGGGAGGGACCGAGGGAGGGTAAACGCGCAGCAGGCCGGGACGCTCATGAATTGGCAACGACGCATTTGAGTTGAAGCACACAGATTCGTGAACGCCTTGACCCTCCCCCCTGCCCCTCCCTGACAGGGAGGGGTGTTTCTCGCGCGAGCCTGGGAGCGACACAAGTCACGTGTCGTCTACTTCTACTTCCCAGCCGGTTCGAGGCTCCATGCCTGGACCGATTTACCCGAGGCGATGACGATCATCGGCGTAGCCGCGCGGACCAGGGCCAAGCCCGAGATCGCGCTGCCGTGATTCCAACGGTCGATCGGCCGGCCGTTAACGCCGATCAGGTGGACCGAGCCATCAGGGCCGGCCACGATCCACGACTGTTGCTTGCTCCCCGCGGCGGTCGGTCCCCAGCCGATCATCTCCAAGGCAGGCATCGTTTGCAGCCCCGGCGGCAGCGGATAGTTCCACAACTCGCGCCCGCCGCCGTCGATCCCCACCAGCGTGTCTTCCCCCTGTTGCGAGGTGGCGACGCCGATCACCTCGGCTTCGCCGTCGCCGTTCAGGTCGGCCGCGCGCACCAGGCGGATGAATCGATTGGCCACGGCCAGCGACAGGCCTTCAACCCCCTGGTGATCGATCACGGCAATCGTTCCCTGCTCGTTCGCGCACCAAAGCTGCCGGCGATGCGAGATGTCGGGCCCCACCACGGCCAGGCCAAACACATTGGCCACGCTGCGATTGCTCCAGTGGCGCTGCCGTTTGTCGAGCGTGACGTTGTGAATGCCGACCACGCCAAAGTAGCCCACGTTCAGCTCCGGCTGGCCGTCGCCGTCGAGGTCGCCGAACTGCACGTCGGCAATGCCGGTGCTGCTTTCGCCGTCGGGATAGCTGAACTGGCGCTTCCAGTTGGCGTCAAAGACGTGGACTTGCTGTTGATTGCTAACCGTGCCGGCGAACCAGCGCGCGCCGCTGGCGTCGAAGGCCGTGCGCAGGTAGCTGACCACTCCTTCTTGCGGCTCTTTGGGCAAATCAAGCTCATGCCGCGCGACGACTTTGCCCGCGGCGTCGAACTCCACCACCGTGGTCAGCCCGTCCAGGACGAACAGCTTCGTCGTGTCCCCGTCGGCCACGGCCAGCACGTTGCCCGGCGCGGCGACGTCGACCGACTTCCAGAGCGGCTTGAGTTGAAGCTGCTGAGGCTGGCTGGCGGCGGCGAGTTCGGCCTTGAGGAGCGGAGCCTGCTCGTTGGACGTTTGGAATTGTTGCTCGTATTTACGCAGTTGGTCTTCGTGGCGCTGCTTGGCTTCGGCATAGACATGCTTGCCGGCCAGCACCGTTTCGAGCCGCGCCGGCAGCAGCTTCGACAACTCGGGCTCCACGCCAATCAGGTGATCTTCAATGATGCCCGTCGGTCCCAGGATCACGATGCTGGGCAGCGGAATGATCCCCAAGGCTTTCTGTGTTTGCTGGTGGGTGTCGCGCGCGATCGGGATCGTGACCTTCGCCTTGGCCAAGGTTGATTCGAGCTCCTGGTTGGTGACGACCGGCAACTGCGCTCCGCCGCCGGACGTGCTGACTTGCACCGGGCCGCTGGCCGGGGCGGCGTCGATGCTGACGGCCAGGAACCGCACACGCTGGTCCCCCTTGAACTGATCGTAGACCGCTTGCAGGTACGGCAAGTTGTCGACGCTGGTTGGGATGCTGGCGGCCCAAACGGCCAGGACCGTCGTCTTGCCGGCCAACGCTTTCAGGTCGATCTTCGCGCCGTCGAGCCCGACGAATTGAAAATCACCCGGTTGCGTTCCCAACAGCGCCGTCGGCGGCTCGGGCCGCGCCGTGATCTCGAACTCGCTGAGGACTTTTGCCCCGACCGGCGGCTCGAACTTGAATGCCACCGGGTCGATCTTGCCATTCAATTGTGCGCCGCGCAGCTCGCCCACCAGCGACATGTCGCCGAGCTTCCCCTTGGTGCTCATATATTGCCGCATGGCGTCCAGCGGGAACTCGATGCGACGGATCACGTAGGTCACCTGGTCGATCCACAGCTTAAGCTGCCCGTCTTGCCGCTCGATGGCAATGCCATAACAAGGCGATTGATCGATCGTTTGCGGCTCCAGATGCCGCGGCGCGCCATTCTGCAAGATGGCTCGTTGCGGATCGTCATCGACCAGAAACGGCAGCGCGACCGAGGCGCTGGCAATCCGATTGGTCATCTCGTCCAGCAGAATCGGCGTGG is a genomic window of Planctomycetota bacterium containing:
- a CDS encoding redoxin domain-containing protein, yielding MLGLFVVGVLAGCNDSASPNKSAPAASVVLDRTMIAYNTAMTYADSGEVIWKYTLDGQTHEERFPWSVTLERPNKLRAHMYAATIVCDGKDFWASLADVPNQVVKLTAPPVLTSERIFATPILLDEMTNRIASASVALPFLVDDDPQRAILQNGAPRHLEPQTIDQSPCYGIAIERQDGQLKLWIDQVTYVIRRIEFPLDAMRQYMSTKGKLGDMSLVGELRGAQLNGKIDPVAFKFEPPVGAKVLSEFEITARPEPPTALLGTQPGDFQFVGLDGAKIDLKALAGKTTVLAVWAASIPTSVDNLPYLQAVYDQFKGDQRVRFLAVSIDAAPASGPVQVSTSGGGAQLPVVTNQELESTLAKAKVTIPIARDTHQQTQKALGIIPLPSIVILGPTGIIEDHLIGVEPELSKLLPARLETVLAGKHVYAEAKQRHEDQLRKYEQQFQTSNEQAPLLKAELAAASQPQQLQLKPLWKSVDVAAPGNVLAVADGDTTKLFVLDGLTTVVEFDAAGKVVARHELDLPKEPQEGVVSYLRTAFDASGARWFAGTVSNQQQVHVFDANWKRQFSYPDGESSTGIADVQFGDLDGDGQPELNVGYFGVVGIHNVTLDKRQRHWSNRSVANVFGLAVVGPDISHRRQLWCANEQGTIAVIDHQGVEGLSLAVANRFIRLVRAADLNGDGEAEVIGVATSQQGEDTLVGIDGGGRELWNYPLPPGLQTMPALEMIGWGPTAAGSKQQSWIVAGPDGSVHLIGVNGRPIDRWNHGSAISGLALVRAATPMIVIASGKSVQAWSLEPAGK